TCCGCACCCACAACCCGACGCCACGCCTGTTGACCAAGGAGTTTGCGTCGCGGAGACGTGGCGTCCCGACGCAAACTCCTTGGTCAAGGTGGCAGGAGTCCGGCGTGCGGCAGGCGGGGCCTGGCCGGTGGTGCGGGGGCGTCAGCCCTTGCGCAGCACCGCCAGGAACATCGCGTCGGTGCCGTGCCGGTGCGGCCAGAGCTGCGCCGTCGGCCCGTCCCCCAGCCCCGGCATGCCGGCCGGCAGCAGCGGCCGGGCGTCGACGAAGTCCACCGGGAACCCGCAGCGGCGGGACGCCTCGGTCACCGTCACGTGCGTCTCCACCGTGTGCGGCGAGCAGGTCACGTACGCGACCAGGCCGCCCGGCCGCGCCGCGCGCAGTGCCGCGGTGAGCAGTTCCCGCTGCAGCCGGGTCAGCGGCGGCAGGTCCGCCGGCTGGCGGCGCCAGCGGGACTCCGGGCGGCGCCGCAGCGAGCCGAGGCCGGTGCACGGCGCGTCGACCAGCACCCGGTCGAAGTGCCCCTCCGGCAGCTTCGGGTCGGCGCCGACCGTCCGCCCGTCGGTGTTCAGCACGGTCACCGGAAGGTCCCGGGTGGCCTGGGCGACCAGCCGGGCCCGGTGCTCGGCCACCTCGACGGCGGTGAGCCGGGCACCGCGCTGCGCGGCGAGCGCGCCGAGCAGGCCGGCCTTGCCCCCCGGACCGGCGCACAGGTCGAGCCAGCGGCCGTCCGGGCCGTCCAGCGGCGCGACGGCGAGGGCGTTCGCCACCAACTGCGAGCCCTCGTCCTGGACGTGCGCCCGCCCCTCGGCCAGCGCCGGCAGCTCACCCGGCGCCCCGCCGGACAGGTAGACCGCGTACGGCGAGAAGGCGCCGGGCGCGCCGCCGACCTCGTCGGCCAGCTCCACCGGGTCGGCCAGGCCCGGCCGGGCGCACAGGTGCACCGGGGGGCGCTCGTTGTCCTCGATCAGCAGCCGGGTGGTCTCGCCGAGGTCGCCGCCGAGCGCCTCGGCGAAGGCCCGCACGATCCACTGCGGGTGGCTGTACGCCAGGGCCAGGTGGCCGATCGGGTCGGTCTCGACCGACGGGGCGAGCTTCGCCACCCAGCCGTCGGCGTCGCGGGTCGCCACCTCGCGGAGCACCGCGTTGGCGAAGCCGGTGGCGCCCGGGCCGACGGCGCGGACCAGGTCGACCGTGGAGGAGACCGCCGCGTGCGCCGGCACCCGGGTGTGCAGGAGCTGGTACGCCCCGAGCCGCAGCGCGTCCCGCACCGGCGGGTCGATCCGTTGCACGTCCCGGCCGGCCGCGTCGGTGATGATCGCGTCCAGGGTGCCGGTGTGGCGCAGCGTGCCGTAGGTCAGCTCGGTGGCGAAGGCGGCGTCCCGGCCGGTCAGCCCCTCGTCCCGCAGCATCGTCGGCAGCACCAGGTTGGCGTACGCATCGTCCCGGTGCACCGCGGCGATCGCCTGGTAGGCCACGTGCCGGGGCAGGTCCACGGTGGGCCGGGCCGGGCGACGGCCGCCGCGCCGGTCGGCGCCGAAGCGCCCCTCGCGGGCCGGCCGGTCGGAACGCTCCCCGCCGCGATCCCGCGACCGCTCGCCACCGCCGGACCGGTCGGGGAAACGGCCGCCACCGGCTCGACCCGCGCCGTCCCGCGGCTCGACGGGCCCCGTCACGCGAGCACCTCGCCCGCGGCGACCCGGGCGCCGCGCGCCCAGTCACTCGCCGACATGGCCTTCTTGCCGGCCGCGCGCACCTCGCCGAGCTGCACCGGGACGGTGGCCGTGCCGGCCAGCACGCGGGACTTCTCGACCAGCAGCTCGCCGGGCTTCAGCTCGGGGCCGTTCGCCACCGGGGTGACCGGGCCGAGCTTGACCCGGTCGCCGCGGAAGGTGGTCCACGGGCCGGGTGCCGGGGTGCAGGCGCGGATCCGGCGGTCGACCGCGAACGCCGGGTCGGTCCAGCGGACCCGGGCGTCCGCCACGGTCAGCTTCGGCGCGAGGGAGACCCCGTCGGCGGGCTGCGCCTCGGCCCGGGCGGTGCCGGCCTCGAGCGCGTCCAGCACCGCCACCAGCAGTCCCGCACCGGAGTGGGCGAGCCGCTCCAGCAGGTCTCCGGAGGTGTCGCCGGGGCGGATCTCGTCGGTCACCGTGCCGTACACCGGGCCGGTGTCCAGCCCCTCCTCCAGCTGGAAGACGCTGGCCCCGGTCAGCTCGTCGCCGTGCAGCACGGCGTGCTGCACGGGCGCCGCGCCGCGCCAGGCGGGCAGCAGCGAGAAGTGCAGGTTGATCCAGCCGTGCCGGGGGATGTCCAGCGCCACCGGCGGCACCAGCGCGCCGTACGCGACCACCGGCACGCAGTCCGGGGCCAGTTCGCGGAGCCGGTCCAGGAACTCGGGCTCGCGCGGCTTCGCCGGGGTCAGCACCTCGACGCCGTGCGCGTCGGCCCACGCCCCGACGGGCGAGCGGACCAGGCCCCGGCCGCGGCCGGCCGGCGCGTCGGGACGGGTGACCACGGCCAGCAGCTCGTGGCCGGACGCGGCGATGGCGTCCAGGGCGGGAACGGCGACGGCCGGCGTGCCGGCGAAGACCAGACGCATCCGCGTCACCGCCCCAGGCCGAACGGGTTGCCGGCGGCGTGCGGGCTGAGCTTGACGGTCGGCGGGGTGGCCGGGTCGTACCACTCGGCCTGGCGGATCGCCTTCATGGCCGCCTTGCGGCCGGCCGGGTCGAGCCGGTCGACGAAGAGCACCCCGTCGAGGTGGTCGGTCTCGTGCTGGACGCACCGGGCCATCAGGCCGGTGCCGACGATCTGCAGCGGGTCACCGTAGCCGGTGAAGCCCTTGGCGATGACGTTCTGCCGGCGCTTCGTGTCGAAGTAGAGCCCGGGGATGGACAGACACCCCTCCGGGCCGTCCTGCTCCTCCTCGTCGGGGAACTCCAGCACCGGATTGACCAGGTGCCCGAGGACGTCGTCCACGTCGAAGGTGAACACCCGCAGGCCCACCCCGAGCTGCGGCGCGGCCAGGCCGGCCCCGCTCTGCTCGCGCATCGTGTCGGTCAGGTCGGCGATCAGCTTGCGCAGCTCGGCGTCGAAGTCGACCACCGGATCGGCCGGCGTGCGCAGCACCGGATCGCCGAACAGACGGATGGGCTGGACGGTCACGCGGGGTGGCTCCTTAACTGGGACGAGTGGTGCCGTACCAGTCTACGGAGTGGCCCCGGTCGCCCCGGCCGGCGTACCGCGATCGACGACCGACGCCTCCCCGTCACCCACGGTGACCGGCAGGGTGGCGTAGCCCCGCAGGGTGAGCCGGATCCGCCGCTCGGGCGGCCCGGCCAGGGCGAGCCCGGGCAGCCGGCGCAGCAGCAGCGGGAAGGCCACCTGCGCCTCCAGCCGGGCCAGGGCGGCGCCCAGGCAGTAGTGCGGGCCGGCGCCGAAGGAGAGCGGGTGGACCTGCGGGCGCCACGGGTCGAAGCGCTGCGGCTCGGGGTAGCGGCGGGGATCCCGATTCGCGGCGCCGAGCATCACGATGAGCCAGCTCTCGGCGGGCAGGTCGACGCCGCCGTGCCGGGCCGGGGCGGTGCTCATCCGGGAGGTGAGCTGCACCGGTGAGTCGTAGCGCAGCAGCTCGTCGACGTAGCCGGGGGCGAACTCGGGGTGGTCGCGCAGCGTGGCCGCCTCGCGGGGATGGTCGAGGAGGACCACCAGGCCGTTGCCGAGCAGATTGGTGGTGGTCTCGAAACCGGCCACCAGCAGCACGATCAGGTTGGCCAGCAGCTCGTCGCCGGAGAGCCGGTCGCCGTCGGAGTCGTGCGCCTGCACCAGCGCAGTGGTCAGGTCGTCGGCCGGTGCCCGGCGGCGGGCCGCGACCAGCGCGGAGAAGTAGTCCCGCAGCTCGCCGGCGCCCCGGTCGGCCACGGCCAGCTCCTCCGGGGTGATCTCTGGTTCCAGGATCCCGGTGAGGTCGGTGGCCCAGCGCCGGAACAGCGGCCGGTCGGCGGCCGGCACCCCGAGCAGCGCGCAGATCACCCCCACCGGCAGGGGGTACGCGAAGTCGGCCAGGAAGTCGACCGGCGCGCGGCCGCGGGCCAACATCCCGTCGATCAGCTCGTCGGCCTGGGCGACGACGACGTCCCGCATGGCGGCGATCCGGCGCGGGGTGAAGGCGCCGGCGGCCAGCCGCCGCATCCGGCTGTGGTCGGGCGGGTTGGTGCGCAGCATCGACCGGGAGATCGACAGGACCGCGGGGCTCTCCCGCCAGCCGGGCAGGAACTGGTCGCGCAAGTTGTCGTCCATCACCCCGAAGCGGGCGTCCCGGAGGATCGCGTCGGCCTCGGCGTAGTCGGTCACCACGTAGAAGACCGGCCCGGCCTGGACCACCGGGCCGTGGCCGCGCAACTGCTCGTAGGTCGGGTACGGGTCCACCCGGCCCGCCGGGGACATCAGCAGCGCGAGGGCGTCGGCAGGATCCACGGTCGGCCTCCCCAGGCGTCGGAGACCCTCATCATGCTCCGGTCCGCCCGATCCGGCGATCCCGCCGCAGGGCCGCCCCCGCTCAGACGCCGGTGCCCGGCTCCCCGGCCAGCACCGCGTCCCCGCCGAGCAGGGCGTGCTCGGGCAGCGGGAGCTGGATGCCGTGCGCGGCCTCCCAGTCGTGGATCAGGCTGGGCCGGGCCTGCGCGGCGAAGTAGTCGACGGCGCTCATCCCGCCGACCACGGGCTCCTCCACCTCGGCGGCGAGCCGGGCCGGGACCAGCGGGAAGCCGCTCTGCAGGGCGGCGCTGAGCCGGCGGTGCCCGTCGACCACGAAGAAGTACTCCCCGGTGTAGCCGATGGTCAGCGGCGCCAGGGCCTCGTCGCCGGCCTCGGCCACGTCGCCGACGAACTCCGAGTCCCAGAGCCCGCGCAGGGTGGCGATGTCCTCGGTCGGGTAGATCCGGCCCGGGTCGAGCAGCAACAGCGGCCGGCCCGCGGCCAGCACCTCGGCGCCGAGCCGCCCCTCGTAGACGTCGATGACGTGCTGGATCACCTGCTCCGGGTTGGCCCGGGTGGTGTCGCAGATCAGGTCGTAGTTGCGCAGCCGCGCCTTGTCGACGCCGTACCGCACGATGAACCGGCCGCGCTCGCTCTCGCTGCGCTCCTGGAGCTTGGCCCGCGCCTCCGCCAGCGAGGTGTAGCTCTCGGCCGGGCCGGACGGCCGGGCGAGCACCCGCCGGGCGGCCTCGGTCGGCTCGGTGATCATGTGCACCTTGAGCGCGTCGGTGAAGAAGTGCCAGGCCAGCCGGGAGTCCATCACCAGGCGCTCACCGGAGGCGGCGATGTCCCGCTGGAGCTGGTCGACGTACCCGTCGACGGCCTGGTCCAGCTCGGCGTGCAGGTTGAGCTGGAGGGCGGTCATCTGCCGCTCCTGGGCCATCTGCCGGTAGAGGTCGCCGACGCTGACCCGGCGCATGTTCAGCCGCTTGGCGATCTCGACGGAGACGGTGCTCTTGCCGCTGCCGAGGTCACCGTTGAAGACGATCGACTGACGAACGGTCACGACTGGTCCACCCCTGAATCAGCGCCTGGTTGACATCATCGAGTTGGCGTCGGCCCGACGCCCTTCCGCCATCTTCGCGCCATCCGTGCACTCCGGCATGACGGGAAACGCTATCACGCGTTGTTCACCGACCGGCCGCACGAGGTGTGCGACAAACCGCTGGTCACGACCGTCAACGACGGCTGAGTGCAGAGGTCACGGCAGGCGAGTCAGAACAGGCTCAGCGGATCGACCTGGAGTCGGACCGGATCGGCGGCCTTGCGGGCGCTGCGCTGCCCGGCGGCGGCGTGCAGCGCCTCGGCGAGCGCGGCGGCCCGGGCCCGCGGCACCCGGACCAGCATCCGTTCCCGCCCCTCGTCGGCCGGCACCGGGCCGAGCACGTCGGCGCCGTCGGGCAGCCGGGCGCCGGCCAGCAGGTCCGCCACCGCGTCCGCCGGGCCCGTCACGCTGGCCATCCGGACCGCCGGCGGGAAGCCCAGCTCGCGCCGCTCGGCCAGCTCGCGCTCGGCGAACCAGGCCGCGTCCCAGCGCAGCAGCGCCTGCACCGGGGCGAGCGCCCCGTCCGCGACCACCACCACCCGACCCCCCGCCGCGCCGGGCCGGGCCAGCGCGGCCGCGGCCAGCCAGCGCCGCAGCGCCTCCTCCCCCGCCCGCAGGTCGGCCCGGGTGAGCAGCGCCCACGAGTCGAGCAGCAGCACGGCGCCGTACCCGCCGTCGGCGACCGGCTCGGCTCCCGGGGTGGCGATCACCAGGCCCGCCCCGCCGGACACCGAACCGAGCACTTCCTCCCGGCCCGAGGTGCGCACCGGGACGCCGGGAAAGGCGCGCCCGAGTTCCTCGGCGGTCCGCCGGGCGCCGGTGACCGCGGCCCGCAGCCGCCGCCCGCCGCACTCCGGGCAGGCGTACGCGGCGACGACCCGGCCGCACCAGCGGCAGGCCGGCGCCCCGTCGGCGGAGGGCAGCGCGAGCGGGCCCGCGCAGTGCGGGCAGCGGGCCGGGGTACGGCAGCCGGCGCAGGCCACCGAGGGCAGGTAGCCACGACGGGGCACCTGCACCAGCACCGGCAGGTCGGCCCGGAGCGTGTCCCGGGCGGTGGTCCAGGCCAGGCTGGGCAGCCGGGCGGAGGCGGCGCCGGGGTCGCGGGCCAACTGCGGGTCGTCCCCGGTCGGCGCGATGGCCGGCACCCGGGCGCGGACGGTCGCCCGGTCGGCCACCACCTCGCGGGCCCAGCGCGTCTCCACCAGCAGCTGCGCCTCGGCGGTGCGGGCGTACCCGCCGACCAGGGCGGCCGCCTCGCCGAGCTTGGCCCGGGTGAGCAGCACCTCCCGGGCGTGCGGGTACGGCGCCCGGGGCTCGGCGTGCAGGTCGTCGCCGTCGTCCCAGATCGCGACGAGGCCGAGCCGGTCGACCGGGGCGAACATGGCCGCGCGGGTGCCGACGACCACCGGCACGTCGCCGCGCCGGGCGGCGAGGAAGGCGCGGTAACGCCGGGCCGGGCCGAGCGCGGCGGAGAGGCAGACGTGCCGTCCCGGCCCGAGGACCACGGTGAGCGCGACGTCGAGGCGGTCCAGGTCGCGGGCGTCGGCCACCACGACGACGGCACCCCGGCCGCCGGCCACGGTGGCGGCGACGGCGTCGGCGTACCGGGCGGCCCAGTCCTCGCCGGGCAGCGCGGACCAGACCGCGCGGGGCGCCCGCCCGTCGGTGAGCGCGCGCAGGAAGGCCGGGCCGGCCGGGTAGTCCCGCCACCCGCGCGGATCCACCGGCGCCGACGTCGGCGAGCCCACGGCCTCGGTGGGACCGTGGGCCGGTGGGCGCCCGGCGGAGTCGGTGGCGAGCGCCCCGGCGGAGTCGGCGGCGGTGGGGCCGGTCGCCGCGGCGTCCGGGTCGGCGGAGTCTGCCGAGGCGGTCGCGGTGACGTCCTTCTCCGCCCGGGCGTGGCGGGGCGGGACGGCCAGCCGGAGCACGTCGGCGAGGCTGCCGGCATACCGGTCGGCGACCGCGCGGGCCAGCCGGGCCACCTCCGGGGCCAGCACCGGCACCGGCGAGACCACTTTCTCCAGGTACGCCAGCCGGGGGTGGTCGGACTCCTCGACCCGCTTCAGCAGCCAGCCGTCGACGAGTTGGCCGGCGAAGCGCACCTTCACCCGCACGCCCGGCTGCGCCGGGCCGTCCAGCTCGGCGGGGACCAGGTAGTCGAACGGGCGGTCGAGGTGGGCCAGGGGCAGGTCCACGCAGACGCGAGCGACCGGCGACCCCGTCGCGGGTCGCCGGTCGCTGCGCCTGGTGCCGGTCAGGCTCCCGCGGCCGACTTGAGGTCGGCGGCCCGGTCGGTGCTCTCCCAGGTCAGGTCCGGCAGCTCGCGGCCGAAGTGGCCGTACGCGGCGGTCTGCTGGTAGATCGGGCGGAGCAGGTTGAGGTCCCGGATGATGGCGGCCGGGCGCAGGTCGAAGACCTCCGCGACGGCCTTCTCGATCGACGCGACCGGCACGGTCTCGGTGCCGAAGGTCTCGATGAAGAGGCTCACCGGGTGCGCCTTGCCGATCGCGTACGCGACCTGCGCCTCGCACCGCTCGGCCAGGCCAGCGGCGACCACGTTCTTGGCGACCCAGCGCATGGCGTACGCGGCGGAGCGGTCGACCTTGGACGGGTCCTTGCCGGAGAAGGCGCCGCCACCGTGGCGGGCGTAGCCGCCGTAGGTGTCGACGATGATCTTGCGGCCGGTGAGGCCGGCGTCGCCCATCGGGCCGCCGATCTCGAACCGCCCGGTCGGGTTGACCAGCAGCCGGTAGCCGTCGATCTCCAGGCCGAGACCCTCCAGCTCGGGAGTGATCACGTGGTCCCGGATGTCCGGGGTGAGCAGCGAGTCGAGCGAGATGTCGGCGGCGTGCTGGCTGGAGACCACGACCGTGTCCAGGCGGACCGGTCGCAGCCCGTCGTACTCGATGGTCACCTGGGTCTTGCCGTCCGGCCGCAGGTAGGGGATCGTGCCGTCCTTGCGCACCGCGGCCAGCCGCCGGGCCAGCCGGTGGGCCAGCGCGATCGGCAGCGGCATCAGCTCGGGCGTCTCCGAGCAGGCGAAGCCGAACATCATGCCCTGGTCGCCGGCGCCCTGCGCGTCCAGCGCGCTCTCCGACGAGCCGGTACGCAGCTCGAACGCGTTGTCCACACCCTGCGCGATGTCGGCCGACTGGGCGCCGATGGAGACGCTGACGCCGCAGGAGGCGCCGTCGAAGCCCTTCTTCGACGAGTCGTACCCGATCCCCAGGATGGTCTCCCGGACGATGGTCGGGATGTCGGCGTAGGCCTTGGTGGTCACCTCGCCGGCGACGTGCACCTGGCCCGTGGTGATCAGGGTCTCGACCGCGACGCGGCTGTGCGGGTCCTGGGCGAGCAGCGCGTCGAGAATGCCGTCACTGATCTGGTCGGCGATCTTGTCCGGGTGGCCCTCCGTGACCGATTCGGACGTGAAGAGACGTGTCACGGCACTCCTAAGCATGTGAAAGCTCTTTGAAAAGGTCGCTCGGCGGCAGTTTAGTCACCGTGCTCCCAGCGTGACCCGGGGAACCCGAGGTGACCAACCGTCAGGATTGCTCGGTCAGCCGGGCGACCACGAGGTCCCAGACGGCGTCGGCCAGGTCCTCCTTGGGCTGCTCGGGCATCCGGTGCACCGCTCCGTCCGCCCCGATCACCGTGGCGGCGTTGGTCTCGGCGCCGAAGACCTTGTCCACACCCACCTCGTTGATCACGATGAGGTCCGCCCGCTTGCGGGCGAGCTTGGCCCGCCCGTTCGCCTCGGCGTCCCCGGTCTCGGCGGCGAAGACCACCAGCACCTGCTCAGGCCGGCGGCGCCGGCCCAGCTCGGCGGCGATGTCCGGGTTGGTGACCAGGTCGATGGTGGGTGCGCTGCCGTCCTCCGCCTTCTTGATCTTACCCGGCGCGTAGCTGGCCGGGCGGAAATCGGCGGGGGCGGCGGCCATCACCACGGCGTCCGCGTCCGCGGCCGCCTCCAGGGTCGCCTTGCGCAGCTCCTCGGTGGTGCCCACTCGGACCAGGTCCGCGCCGGCCGGGTCGGCGAGCGCGACGTTGGCGGAGACCAGGGTGACCCGGGCGCCCCGGGCCACGGCGGCGCGGGCGAACGCGTACCCCTGCTTGCCGGAGGATCGGTTGCCGAGGAAGCGGACCGGGTCGAGCGGTTCGCGGGTGCCGCCGGCGGTGACCACCACGTGCCGGCCGGCCAGGTCGGCCGGGGCGTCGACGCCCCGGGCGAGGGCGCGGCGGGCGACCGCGAAGATCTCCGCCGGGTCGGGCAGCCGGCCCTTGCCGGTGTCCTTGCCGGTGAGCCGGCCGACCGCGGGCTCGATCACCCGGACCCCGCGGGACCGCAGGGTGGCCACATTGGCGACGGTGGCCGGGTGCTCCCACATCTCGGTGTGCATCGCCGGGGCGAGCACCACCGGACAGCGGGCGGTCAGCAGGGTGTTGGTGAGCAGGTCGTCGGCGAGGCCGTGGGCGGCCTTGGCGAGCAGGTCGGCGGTGGCGGGAGCCACCACGACCAGGTCGGCGTGCTGACCGAGGCGGACGTGCGGCACCTCGTGCACGTCGGACCAGACGTCGTCGGCGACCGGCTGGCCGGAGAGCGCGGCCCAGGTCGGCGCCCCGACGAAGCGGAGCGCCGACGCGGTCGGCACGACCCGGACCCGGTGGCCCGACTCGGTGAAGAGCCGGAGCAGCTCACACGCCTTGTAGGCGGCGATGCCGCCGCCGACCCCGAGGACGATCTCGGCGGTCATCGGCGCGGGCGGGCCTTACGGCTGGTCGGTCGGCTCGGCGGTGAGCAGACCCGCGTTGATCTCGCGCATGGCGATGGAGAGCGGCTTCTCCTGCGGGGTGGTCTCCACGAGCGGGCCGACGTACTCCAGCAGGCCCTCGCCGAGCTGGCTGTAGTAGGCGTTGATCTGGCGCGCGCGCTTGGCGGCGAAGATCACCAGCGCGTACTTCGAGGTCGTCTTCTCGAGGAGCTCGTCGATCGGCGGGTTGGTGATGCCCTCGGGGTTGGTGGCGATGGATCCCACGAATACCTCTGCGTCTTGTGCACCGCCCGGCGGCGGTGGCCGCTCAACCGCTCAGGCGCGGTTGGGCCGGAGCCAGGAAGGATGAACCGAGCCAGCCTACCAGTTCCTCCACCACCCGCTCGGTCCGGTCGTGCCGGACGGCGTGTGCGAAGGCGGCCGCCACGGCCGGGTCCGGGCGGTAGGACGCCGGAGCGAGCAGCACCAGCTGCGCGTCCGGCACGACGGCCCGGACGGCGAGCGCGCCCGGCAGGTCCAGCGGGAGCAGCACCGGCCGGCCCTCGGCGAGCCGGGCCCGGATCCCGGCGCGCGGCACGCCGCGCCGGAACGGCCCGATCCGGCTCCACTCCACCAGCTCGTCGTCCGCGACCATCCGGTCGAACGTGGCCTCGTCGACGAAGAGCCGGTCCACCCCGGGCACCTCGCCGGGACGGCCGGGCCGGGTGGTTACGGGCACCGGCCGCCACACCGACGGAAAGCGCGCCCGGACCTGCTCGACGACACCCTCCCGGCCGGCACCCGAAGGTCCGGCCAGGACAGTGAGCCGAGCCGCCGGGCGCGCCTCGTCATCCGTGCTCACCGCTTGTTTCTACACGCCTGGGGCGCTCAGTTGGCGGCGAACTCTCCAAGCAGAGCCTTGCGCTGCTGCTCGCCCAGGCCGCGCAGGCGCCGGCTGTCGGCGATCTTGAGCTTCTCCATGATCTGGGTGGCCCGGATCTTGCCGATGCCCGGCATCGCCTGCAGCACGGCCGACACCTTCAGCTTGCCGACGACGTCGTCGGACTCGGCCTGCTCAAGGACGGTGGCGAGGCTGGTCTTGCCCTGCTTGAGGTCCTCCTTCAGCTTGGCACGGGCCTTGCGGATCTCCGCGGCCTTCTCCAGCGCGGCAGCGCGCTGCTCAGGGGTCAGTGACGGGAGCGGCACCAGTTCTCCTCAGGTCCCTCATGCGGCGGGCGGGGCGCACCGCCGCTTCTGTGAAACGTGGTGACGCTGGCAACCAAAGGGGTCCGTGGTTCCCAGCGCGGGGAAAACTAGCGGTCAACGGAGTTTTCGGCAACGTGGACGCGCGAGATCAACGGAAAGTGACCGAGTCGTCAGCCGGTCACGCGCCGGCCAGCGCGGCCGCGCACTCCCCCCGGACCCGGTCGGCGGCGGCCCGCAACGCGGCCACGTCCGGGCCGGCGTGCAGCACCTCGCGGGAGTACGACGGGAGCACCGACGACAGGCCGGAACCGAAGACGGTGCGCAGGTCGGCGGCCGAGGCGCCCTGCGCGCCGAGGCCCGGAGCGAGCAGCGGACCGTGCACCGCGGACAGATCGTGACCGGTCTCGCCGATCGTCGCGCCGACCACCAGCCCGAAGCTGCCGAGCGGCTCGGCACCCCGGTTGAGCTGGGAAATCTCGTCGATGACGGTCTGCGCCACGGTCCGTCCGTCGGCGGTCACGGCCCGCTGCACCGCGGCGCCCTCCGGGTTGGAGGTGAGCGCCAGGACGAAGACTCCGCCGCCGTGCGCGGCGGCCAGCTCGAACATCGGCGCGAGCGAGCCGACCCCCAGGTAGGGGCTCGCGGTCACCGCGTCGACATACAGCGGGCTGGATGGATCGAGGTACGCCGAAGCGTAGGCACTGACCGTCGAGCCGATGTCGCCCCGCTTGACGTCGAGGAGAACGAGCGAGCCACAATTTCGCAACTGTCGGATAGTTGACTCAAGGATTCCGACACCCCGCGAGCCGAACCGCTCGAAGAAGGCCGACTGGGGCTTGACCACCGCGACCCGGTCGCCGAGCGCCTCCACCACCGTCCGGCAGAACCGGTCCAGGCCCTCGACGTCGTCGGACAGCCCCCAGCGGGCCAGCAGCCCGGGGTGCGGGTCGATGCCCACGCAGAGCGGTCCCCGCTCGGCCACGGCCCGGTGCAGGCGGGCGCCGAAGCTCTCCATGCGACTCTCCCTCTCCCCTCGCCCGGCGTCGCGCCGGGCGTGTCCGCGACGGGCACCCGTCGCCCGTCCCTCCTGTCCCCGGCCGCCGTCCGCGGCCGAGGCCGTGCTGCCGCCGCCCGCAACGGCGGCCGGTCGACCGGCTCAGCCCGCCTTGACCGCCGCCTCGATGCCGGCCGCGATCCGGGCCACGTCCGCCTCGTCCGTCACGTACGGCGGCATGGTGTAGACGAGGTCGCGGAACGGCCGCAGCCAGACGCCCTGCCCGACCGCGGCGGCGGTGGCCCGGGGGACGTCCACCTCGTGGTCGAGCTGGACCACGCCGATCGCGCCGAGGACCCGCACGTCGGCCACTCCGGGGACCTCCCGCAACGGCGCCAGGCCGGCCCGCAGGCCGGCGGAGATCCTCGCCACCTGCCCGGACCAGTCCCCGGCTCGCAGCAGGCCCAGGGAGGCGTTGGCTACGGCGCAGGCCAGCGGGTTGCCCATGAAGGTCGGGCCGTGCGCCAGCACCCCGTCCGCGGAGATCCCGCGGGCGACCTCGGCGGTACACAGGGCGGCGGCCAGGGTGAGGTAGCCGCCGGTGAGCGCCTTGCCGACGCAGAGCACGTCCGGGGCCACCCCGGCGTGCTCCGCGGCGAACATGGTCCCGGCGCGGCCGAAGCCGGTGGCGATCTCGTCGAAGACCAGCAGGATGCCGTGCGCCCGGGTGACCTCGCGCAGCACCCGCAGGTAGTGCGGGTGGTGGAAGCGCATCCCGCCGGCCCCCTGGACCACCGGCTCCACGATCACCGCGGCCAGCTCGTCGGCGTGCCGCTCCACCGCGTCCACCAGGGCCGCCTCGTACGCCGGGTCCGGCGGGGTGTCGAAGCCGCCCGGCGGCACCGGGGCGAACACCTGCCGGGGCAGCACGTCCCCCCAGAGGTGGTGCATGCCGCCCTCCGGGTCGCAGACGCTCATCGGGTGGAAGGTGTCGCCGTGGTAGCCGCCCCGCCAGGTGCCCAGCCGGCGGCGCTGCGGCCGCCCGGTGGCCCGCTGGTACTGCAGGCACATCTTCACCGCCACCTCGACGCTCACCGAGCCGGAGTCGGCCAGGAAGACGTGTTCCAGGCCGTCCGGGGCCAGCTCGACCAGGGTCCGCGCCAGGCACACCGCGGGCTCGTGGGTGAGCCCGCCGAACATCACGTGACTCATCCGGCCGAGCTGGTCGGTCACGGCGGCGTCCAGCACCGGATGCCGGTAGCCGTGGATGGCCGCCCACCAGGACGACATCCCGTCGACCAGCTCCCGACCGTCGGCCAGCCGCAGCCGCACGCCCGCCGCGCTCTCCA
This sequence is a window from Micromonospora sp. NBRC 110009. Protein-coding genes within it:
- a CDS encoding primosomal protein N'; protein product: MDLPLAHLDRPFDYLVPAELDGPAQPGVRVKVRFAGQLVDGWLLKRVEESDHPRLAYLEKVVSPVPVLAPEVARLARAVADRYAGSLADVLRLAVPPRHARAEKDVTATASADSADPDAAATGPTAADSAGALATDSAGRPPAHGPTEAVGSPTSAPVDPRGWRDYPAGPAFLRALTDGRAPRAVWSALPGEDWAARYADAVAATVAGGRGAVVVVADARDLDRLDVALTVVLGPGRHVCLSAALGPARRYRAFLAARRGDVPVVVGTRAAMFAPVDRLGLVAIWDDGDDLHAEPRAPYPHAREVLLTRAKLGEAAALVGGYARTAEAQLLVETRWAREVVADRATVRARVPAIAPTGDDPQLARDPGAASARLPSLAWTTARDTLRADLPVLVQVPRRGYLPSVACAGCRTPARCPHCAGPLALPSADGAPACRWCGRVVAAYACPECGGRRLRAAVTGARRTAEELGRAFPGVPVRTSGREEVLGSVSGGAGLVIATPGAEPVADGGYGAVLLLDSWALLTRADLRAGEEALRRWLAAAALARPGAAGGRVVVVADGALAPVQALLRWDAAWFAERELAERRELGFPPAVRMASVTGPADAVADLLAGARLPDGADVLGPVPADEGRERMLVRVPRARAAALAEALHAAAGQRSARKAADPVRLQVDPLSLF
- the metK gene encoding methionine adenosyltransferase, which produces MTRLFTSESVTEGHPDKIADQISDGILDALLAQDPHSRVAVETLITTGQVHVAGEVTTKAYADIPTIVRETILGIGYDSSKKGFDGASCGVSVSIGAQSADIAQGVDNAFELRTGSSESALDAQGAGDQGMMFGFACSETPELMPLPIALAHRLARRLAAVRKDGTIPYLRPDGKTQVTIEYDGLRPVRLDTVVVSSQHAADISLDSLLTPDIRDHVITPELEGLGLEIDGYRLLVNPTGRFEIGGPMGDAGLTGRKIIVDTYGGYARHGGGAFSGKDPSKVDRSAAYAMRWVAKNVVAAGLAERCEAQVAYAIGKAHPVSLFIETFGTETVPVASIEKAVAEVFDLRPAAIIRDLNLLRPIYQQTAAYGHFGRELPDLTWESTDRAADLKSAAGA
- the coaBC gene encoding bifunctional phosphopantothenoylcysteine decarboxylase/phosphopantothenate--cysteine ligase CoaBC, coding for MTAEIVLGVGGGIAAYKACELLRLFTESGHRVRVVPTASALRFVGAPTWAALSGQPVADDVWSDVHEVPHVRLGQHADLVVVAPATADLLAKAAHGLADDLLTNTLLTARCPVVLAPAMHTEMWEHPATVANVATLRSRGVRVIEPAVGRLTGKDTGKGRLPDPAEIFAVARRALARGVDAPADLAGRHVVVTAGGTREPLDPVRFLGNRSSGKQGYAFARAAVARGARVTLVSANVALADPAGADLVRVGTTEELRKATLEAAADADAVVMAAAPADFRPASYAPGKIKKAEDGSAPTIDLVTNPDIAAELGRRRRPEQVLVVFAAETGDAEANGRAKLARKRADLIVINEVGVDKVFGAETNAATVIGADGAVHRMPEQPKEDLADAVWDLVVARLTEQS
- the rpoZ gene encoding DNA-directed RNA polymerase subunit omega — translated: MGSIATNPEGITNPPIDELLEKTTSKYALVIFAAKRARQINAYYSQLGEGLLEYVGPLVETTPQEKPLSIAMREINAGLLTAEPTDQP
- a CDS encoding nucleoside/nucleotide kinase family protein, with product MSTDDEARPAARLTVLAGPSGAGREGVVEQVRARFPSVWRPVPVTTRPGRPGEVPGVDRLFVDEATFDRMVADDELVEWSRIGPFRRGVPRAGIRARLAEGRPVLLPLDLPGALAVRAVVPDAQLVLLAPASYRPDPAVAAAFAHAVRHDRTERVVEELVGWLGSSFLAPAQPRLSG
- the mihF gene encoding integration host factor, actinobacterial type: MPLPSLTPEQRAAALEKAAEIRKARAKLKEDLKQGKTSLATVLEQAESDDVVGKLKVSAVLQAMPGIGKIRATQIMEKLKIADSRRLRGLGEQQRKALLGEFAAN